In Pseudofrankia saprophytica, one genomic interval encodes:
- a CDS encoding CHAT domain-containing protein, with protein sequence MQQTGSGNVQRIGPDTYDIAIGAAVIRSRRSLDNVRTAVDSTSRAASDTRRTVDERELLSRAGLARFVLAAGLVSFASWLTIWCAVGTAIATALILILIYCCWRTAATAVTLPGVSQVPRSSTWRLRNYAQPVRFLWVLLAVAAMLVTALVYRELLGGTFILVVAVCGILLTSLLIAGGFESPLPSAVSEARRRDWRRLLESGTRRRVVRRCSVVAAVSAFAFALMARVLVLTARQRLEQGVRPGASRIYYDAVAITRWLDDALTGAPAGSVLQRWAWPALVSGFVFAGSLLASTAFLLAARAVLSRSAGLHTRTPENLRSRPESAAPSVSSEARGKNEAYFGLWPMVRAWRGTALFNSSIATGDSAHLDRAIVLLRRSSGVPPAGHPDRAMFQSYLGAALRLRFERTARQPDLDEAISIGREAVAAEVADLKARARHLSNLGISLQTQAEQTGVQADLDEAIAVGREAVAAVSADHQEQAMYQSNLGGALRVRFDWTGQLADLNEAISNCRAAAATPTEHTYGAMYRSNLGLLLRIRFDRTGAQADLDDAIAAGRDAVETAGVDHPDCPMYLSNLATTLQTWFETTGDLSAMDEAVNLDRAAVAATSRDHTNRAMYLASLGLGLRVRYDRTGLLQDLNEAIVVGRRAAAATPADHPDRAGRLTYLGAALITRLEVSRRQPDLDEAIAVYRDAVKVATAPPRTRAAAARAWGHVAASEQRWQSAAAGFEAAVELLDRLAPRSLARDDQEHILDEVEGLAADAAACFVQAGQPGRALELFEQSRGVLLSQALDTRTDLTVLTEKHPQLAERFIALRDKVNEPADRFASVAAGNGGQYSPSAERRMATVAAFDRLVGEIRELPEFRSFLKPTPIQDLLPLASAGPVVVVAVSEYGSYALALTLTGVDPLPLTSLAPEVLADRVAAFQAALKDRASSDKRVREAAESRLTDILEWLWDAVAGPVLRQLGVSGSPADTERWPRLWWCLSGLLAFLPVHAAGYHGPRGDAVPRTVLDCVVSSYTPTIRAIAYGRRTVVADDDGRETAGAAGPSMVAVAMSSTPGASDLPGVDAEVAAIRARFGDQVRVLAGVEATRKDVLAALPAARMAHFACHGFSDPMNPSASHLLLQDQALRVVDVAELRLDVAELAFLSACSTARPGERLTDEVIHLTSAFQLAGYRNVIGTLWPIADRHAVDLAAEIYTKLVSDGDVAAALHSATRWSRTARGWDRPSTWASHIHSGP encoded by the coding sequence ATGCAACAGACCGGCTCGGGCAATGTTCAACGGATCGGCCCGGACACATACGATATCGCGATCGGTGCGGCGGTAATTCGGTCGCGACGAAGCCTAGACAACGTGAGGACGGCCGTGGACTCGACATCACGTGCTGCGAGCGATACGCGGCGAACGGTAGACGAGCGGGAGTTGCTGTCGCGGGCCGGTCTCGCTCGGTTCGTTCTCGCGGCGGGGCTGGTGTCGTTCGCGTCGTGGCTGACGATCTGGTGTGCGGTCGGCACAGCGATCGCCACCGCGCTGATCCTGATTCTGATTTACTGTTGCTGGCGCACTGCGGCAACCGCTGTAACGCTCCCCGGGGTTTCGCAGGTTCCGCGGTCGTCGACGTGGCGCCTCCGGAACTACGCGCAGCCCGTGCGATTCTTGTGGGTTCTGCTTGCCGTCGCCGCGATGCTGGTAACCGCCCTCGTCTACCGCGAACTGCTCGGTGGAACGTTCATTCTGGTCGTGGCCGTTTGCGGAATCCTGCTCACGTCGCTCCTAATCGCCGGGGGCTTCGAGAGCCCGTTGCCCTCGGCCGTCTCCGAGGCCAGGCGCCGCGACTGGAGACGGCTACTCGAAAGTGGCACACGGCGCCGCGTCGTCCGCAGGTGCAGTGTCGTGGCGGCGGTAAGCGCGTTCGCGTTCGCCCTGATGGCCCGAGTGCTCGTGTTGACGGCACGCCAGCGATTGGAGCAGGGCGTCCGCCCCGGAGCCAGTCGAATCTACTACGACGCGGTGGCGATCACGCGGTGGCTCGACGACGCACTCACTGGCGCGCCGGCCGGCTCGGTCCTGCAACGTTGGGCCTGGCCGGCACTGGTGAGCGGATTTGTCTTCGCCGGCAGTCTCCTGGCGTCGACGGCATTCCTACTCGCTGCCCGAGCGGTCCTGTCCCGTTCCGCTGGCCTCCATACCCGCACGCCGGAGAATCTGCGCTCAAGGCCTGAAAGTGCGGCCCCGAGCGTCAGCTCGGAGGCGCGTGGGAAAAACGAGGCGTACTTCGGACTCTGGCCGATGGTCCGGGCTTGGAGAGGCACGGCTCTTTTCAACAGTTCGATAGCAACCGGAGACAGCGCCCACTTGGACAGGGCAATAGTCCTGCTACGACGGTCGTCCGGGGTGCCGCCTGCCGGCCATCCTGACAGGGCTATGTTCCAGTCCTACCTCGGCGCCGCCTTGCGCCTCCGGTTCGAGCGGACCGCCAGGCAGCCGGACCTCGACGAAGCGATCAGCATCGGCCGAGAGGCGGTGGCAGCCGAGGTCGCCGACCTGAAAGCCCGAGCCAGGCACCTTTCGAACCTCGGCATTTCCCTCCAGACGCAGGCAGAGCAGACGGGAGTGCAAGCCGACCTCGACGAGGCGATCGCTGTCGGCCGGGAGGCCGTTGCAGCCGTATCCGCCGACCACCAGGAACAGGCCATGTACCAGTCGAACCTCGGCGGAGCGCTGCGTGTCCGGTTCGACTGGACCGGGCAGCTGGCCGACCTCAATGAGGCGATCAGCAACTGCCGCGCCGCGGCAGCGACGCCGACGGAACACACCTACGGGGCGATGTACAGGAGCAACCTCGGCCTCCTTCTTCGTATCCGGTTCGACCGGACCGGAGCGCAGGCAGACCTCGACGACGCGATCGCCGCGGGCCGGGATGCTGTGGAGACCGCCGGGGTCGACCACCCGGACTGCCCGATGTACTTGTCGAACCTCGCTACGACCCTCCAGACGTGGTTCGAGACGACGGGCGACCTCAGCGCGATGGACGAGGCGGTCAACCTGGACCGCGCTGCGGTCGCCGCCACGTCCCGCGACCACACCAACAGGGCGATGTACCTGGCGAGCCTCGGCCTCGGCCTGCGTGTCCGCTACGACCGGACCGGACTGCTGCAGGACCTCAACGAGGCGATCGTCGTCGGGCGGAGAGCAGCCGCGGCCACCCCTGCCGACCATCCGGACCGCGCCGGGCGGCTGACCTACCTCGGTGCCGCGCTGATCACGCGGCTTGAGGTATCCCGCCGGCAGCCCGACCTCGACGAAGCGATCGCCGTGTACAGGGACGCAGTTAAGGTAGCCACTGCCCCGCCGCGCACGCGCGCGGCGGCGGCACGGGCTTGGGGCCACGTCGCCGCCAGCGAACAACGGTGGCAGTCGGCCGCCGCCGGTTTCGAAGCCGCGGTCGAGCTGCTCGACCGGCTCGCGCCGCGCAGTCTCGCCCGCGACGATCAGGAACACATCCTCGACGAAGTGGAGGGCTTGGCAGCCGACGCGGCGGCCTGCTTCGTGCAAGCCGGACAGCCAGGGCGTGCGCTGGAGCTGTTCGAACAAAGCCGGGGAGTGCTGTTGAGTCAGGCCCTGGACACACGGACCGACCTCACGGTCCTCACCGAGAAGCACCCGCAGCTGGCGGAGCGGTTCATCGCGCTACGCGACAAGGTGAACGAACCGGCCGACAGGTTCGCCTCCGTCGCGGCAGGAAACGGCGGGCAGTACTCGCCCAGTGCCGAGCGGCGTATGGCGACAGTCGCAGCATTCGACCGGCTGGTTGGCGAGATCCGTGAACTTCCGGAGTTCCGCTCGTTCCTCAAGCCAACGCCGATTCAGGATCTGCTTCCGCTGGCGTCCGCGGGGCCGGTCGTCGTCGTCGCCGTCTCCGAGTACGGTTCGTACGCGCTGGCCCTGACCCTCACCGGCGTCGATCCGCTGCCGCTGACGTCCTTGGCGCCGGAGGTGCTGGCCGACAGGGTGGCTGCCTTCCAGGCGGCGTTGAAGGACAGGGCTTCATCGGACAAACGTGTTCGGGAGGCCGCCGAAAGCCGGCTGACGGACATTCTGGAATGGTTGTGGGATGCGGTTGCTGGACCCGTCCTGCGTCAGCTCGGTGTCTCCGGTTCGCCAGCGGACACCGAGAGATGGCCGCGGCTCTGGTGGTGCCTGTCAGGACTCCTGGCCTTCCTGCCGGTACACGCCGCCGGCTACCACGGACCTCGCGGCGACGCCGTGCCGAGGACCGTCCTAGACTGCGTGGTCTCTTCGTACACGCCAACGATTCGGGCGATCGCCTACGGGCGCCGTACCGTCGTCGCTGACGACGACGGCCGGGAAACGGCAGGAGCAGCCGGGCCGTCAATGGTGGCGGTGGCAATGAGCAGTACGCCAGGTGCGAGTGATCTTCCTGGCGTCGACGCGGAGGTCGCCGCGATTAGGGCGCGGTTCGGTGACCAGGTCCGCGTTCTGGCGGGCGTCGAGGCGACCCGGAAAGACGTGCTCGCGGCGCTGCCCGCAGCCCGGATGGCCCATTTCGCCTGCCATGGTTTCTCCGACCCGATGAACCCGTCTGCTAGTCACCTGCTCCTGCAAGATCAAGCCCTGAGAGTCGTAGACGTGGCCGAGCTCAGGTTGGACGTCGCGGAATTGGCTTTCCTGTCCGCTTGCTCGACCGCCCGTCCCGGAGAACGACTGACCGACGAGGTCATTCATCTCACGTCCGCGTTCCAACTCGCCGGTTACCGGAACGTGATCGGCACGCTCTGGCCGATCGCCGACCGGCACGCCGTGGACCTCGCCGCCGAGATCTATACCAAACTCGTCTCGGATGGCGACGTAGCAGCGGCACTACATTCGGCGACTCGGTGGTCGCGTACGGCGCGGGGTTGGGACCGGCCGTCGACGTGGGCGTCGCACATTCACAGCGGGCCCTGA
- a CDS encoding effector-associated domain EAD1-containing protein codes for MPADRAREEGLTDSEVVALAKAFPDQPAAVRLLRRGSVGFPEDRIPWAISNGYEFWSEVGRLLEHGVISGGATRILVAAGMIFPANSVFGQADTALVAVRRGGFRRRRPGPKFLFAIAGTTIAVVVAVAVLAAFWSGDKSRDLVPNGVRFTAGDPQVEYLSVDGMAFEMSHADMSALDAEGNRRVDVEDSAYAEAHPAHLDVGICVQPVGHTAKYKFTGQRMLPVPTGECKDLKKVPTAWSKQYPVPEDADLENGIRFTVVGSAAQYISIRGAVLPIMDIGDAEIFDQREGNYSGATVESGYLDRHRGSLPDGTVIRPAGGLEVSIFNESSRHPVVDASQCGTAHRPVYAVPPKWLATIPIGAAVDC; via the coding sequence ATGCCAGCCGACCGCGCCCGAGAAGAAGGCCTCACCGATTCGGAGGTCGTCGCGCTTGCCAAGGCATTCCCCGATCAACCGGCCGCAGTGAGACTGCTACGACGAGGTTCGGTAGGCTTCCCGGAAGATAGGATTCCCTGGGCGATATCGAACGGCTACGAGTTCTGGAGCGAGGTTGGTCGGCTTCTTGAGCATGGGGTTATATCGGGTGGGGCGACAAGGATCCTCGTCGCGGCGGGAATGATTTTTCCGGCGAACTCTGTCTTCGGGCAGGCGGATACAGCGCTAGTGGCCGTCCGGCGCGGCGGTTTCAGACGTCGCCGACCGGGGCCGAAGTTTCTGTTTGCAATAGCTGGAACGACGATTGCGGTCGTGGTTGCTGTCGCCGTGCTCGCCGCATTTTGGTCGGGCGACAAATCTAGGGACCTAGTTCCGAATGGTGTTCGATTCACAGCAGGTGACCCGCAAGTAGAGTATCTCTCAGTTGATGGGATGGCCTTCGAGATGTCGCATGCCGACATGTCGGCGCTAGATGCTGAGGGAAACCGTCGAGTAGACGTGGAAGACTCAGCCTATGCGGAAGCGCACCCCGCTCACCTGGACGTGGGAATCTGTGTTCAGCCCGTCGGGCACACTGCGAAGTACAAGTTTACGGGTCAACGAATGCTTCCGGTTCCTACTGGCGAATGCAAGGACCTGAAGAAGGTGCCGACCGCCTGGTCGAAGCAGTATCCCGTGCCCGAAGACGCTGACCTTGAGAATGGAATTCGATTCACGGTGGTTGGCTCGGCTGCGCAATACATATCGATACGTGGAGCGGTTCTTCCTATCATGGATATCGGGGATGCTGAAATATTCGATCAACGAGAGGGAAACTATAGTGGAGCGACGGTGGAGAGTGGCTACCTAGATCGACACCGCGGCTCGCTGCCAGATGGAACCGTAATTCGCCCTGCTGGAGGTCTGGAGGTGTCTATTTTCAATGAGTCTTCACGGCATCCGGTGGTCGATGCAAGCCAATGCGGAACGGCGCATCGACCAGTGTATGCTGTGCCGCCAAAATGGTTGGCCACCATCCCGATCGGTGCGGCGGTCGATTGTTAA